The proteins below are encoded in one region of Shewanella algae:
- a CDS encoding AI-2E family transporter — MSVRFRVEPRHWLILAALAIAAYACYLLVAPYLGAILLGFIVSLLFLPVHKRIEAKLPKHPNLSALLSCILLTVIILIPLLFMLISVIEQGVSSATHAYQWLTHGGAKELLEHPWVQSALALANKWLPFDSIEPQEILQKATAALTELSTRLVGLSTALLGNITGFFVNFSLMLFVLFFFLRDNEQIIASLRHVIPLSRSQEDKILDEVEKVAKSAVLGSFLTALAQGFAGGIAMAIVGLPGLFLGSMMAFASFIPVVGTALIWVPAALYLALTGDWGWGLFLCAWGILVVGSIDNFLRPILMQGSAGMSTLLIFFSLLGGLQLFGLIGLIYGPIIFAVTLVLFRLYEEEFHEFLQQQDQA; from the coding sequence GTGTCCGTACGTTTTCGGGTTGAACCCCGCCATTGGTTGATCCTCGCCGCGTTGGCCATTGCTGCCTACGCCTGTTATCTATTGGTCGCTCCCTATCTGGGGGCAATACTGCTGGGATTTATCGTCTCCTTGCTGTTTTTGCCTGTGCACAAGCGCATAGAAGCGAAACTCCCCAAACATCCCAACCTGAGTGCATTGCTTTCCTGCATCTTGCTGACGGTGATCATCTTAATCCCCTTGCTGTTCATGCTGATTTCCGTGATTGAACAGGGCGTCAGCTCCGCCACCCATGCCTATCAATGGCTGACCCATGGTGGTGCCAAGGAGCTGTTGGAACATCCTTGGGTACAGTCGGCACTGGCGCTGGCCAATAAATGGCTGCCGTTTGACAGCATAGAGCCGCAGGAGATATTGCAAAAAGCCACCGCAGCGCTTACGGAGCTCAGCACCCGTCTGGTTGGTTTGAGCACGGCATTGCTCGGCAATATCACAGGTTTCTTTGTCAATTTCTCCCTGATGTTGTTCGTACTGTTTTTCTTCCTCAGGGACAACGAACAGATTATTGCCAGTCTCAGACACGTGATCCCCCTGTCCCGCAGTCAGGAAGACAAAATTCTCGATGAGGTGGAAAAAGTCGCCAAGTCGGCGGTACTCGGCTCATTCCTGACCGCCTTGGCACAGGGTTTTGCCGGTGGTATTGCCATGGCCATAGTCGGCCTGCCGGGATTGTTCCTCGGCTCCATGATGGCATTCGCCTCTTTTATTCCTGTGGTGGGTACCGCACTTATCTGGGTGCCGGCAGCGCTCTATCTGGCATTGACCGGAGACTGGGGCTGGGGGCTGTTCCTTTGCGCCTGGGGCATATTGGTGGTTGGCTCCATTGACAACTTCCTGAGGCCGATTCTGATGCAGGGATCTGCCGGAATGAGCACCCTGTTAATTTTCTTCTCTTTGCTGGGTGGCTTGCAGCTATTTGGTCTCATCGGCTTGATTTACGGCCCGATCATCTTTGCCGTTACCTTGGTGCTGTTCCGTCTCTATGAAGAGGAGTTTCATGAGTTTTTGCAGCAGCAGGACCAAGCCTGA